One Paenarthrobacter aurescens TC1 DNA window includes the following coding sequences:
- a CDS encoding conserved hypothetical protein (identified by match to protein family HMM PF00300), which translates to MYLSCPHYLPLCREAHTSPDHAWRPPMLGGMGAPERIFMIRHGQSAANADTSIYNRVPDYRIPLTDSGVEQARIAGEDLRRKLDGEQVCVYVSPYLRAYQTLEAMNLGPLIERVIEEPRLREQDWANFQIAGEIEDQKELRNLYGHFFYRFREGESGSDVYDRVSSFMETLYRHWQKPTYAPNTLLVTHGLTMRLFCMRWFHWTVEYFESLNNPDNAELRTLIKNDDGQYSLDVPFSQWVPREVDDSVLHAPRMRF; encoded by the coding sequence ATGTACCTATCTTGCCCTCACTACCTGCCACTTTGCCGGGAAGCGCACACCTCGCCGGACCACGCATGGCGGCCACCTATGCTTGGTGGGATGGGTGCCCCTGAGAGAATCTTCATGATCCGGCACGGCCAGTCAGCCGCGAATGCCGACACGTCCATCTACAACCGTGTGCCGGACTACCGGATCCCGCTGACGGATAGCGGTGTGGAGCAGGCACGGATCGCCGGGGAGGACCTGCGCAGGAAGCTCGATGGCGAGCAGGTTTGCGTGTACGTGTCCCCCTATTTGCGCGCTTACCAGACCTTGGAAGCCATGAACTTGGGGCCACTGATCGAGCGGGTCATTGAGGAACCCAGGCTTCGCGAGCAGGACTGGGCGAACTTTCAGATCGCCGGGGAGATCGAAGACCAAAAGGAACTGCGCAACCTCTACGGGCACTTCTTCTACCGGTTCCGCGAGGGCGAGTCCGGCTCAGATGTTTACGACCGGGTGTCATCCTTCATGGAGACCCTGTATCGGCATTGGCAAAAGCCCACGTACGCTCCGAACACGCTCCTGGTGACGCACGGGCTGACCATGCGCCTGTTCTGCATGCGCTGGTTCCACTGGACAGTGGAGTACTTTGAATCGCTGAATAACCCTGACAACGCCGAGCTGCGCACCTTGATCAAGAACGACGACGGCCAGTACAGCCTGGATGTACCGTTCAGCCAGTGGGTGCCCAGGGAGGTAGACGACTCGGTGCTGCACGCACCAAGGATGCGCTTCTAG
- a CDS encoding putative transcriptional regulator, DeoR family (identified by match to protein family HMM PF00455; match to protein family HMM PF08220), translated as MTRTDRLTAILDLLAESGHVEVEDIVTRLGVSPATARRDLDSLAKQRLLSRTRGGATTGSVAYDLPGRYNRDDHAEAKQEIALAASALIRPGAVIGLSGGTTNTALAQLLSTREDLNAPSHTPTLTVVTNAINIASQLAVRPNIKIMVTGGILNPRSYELVGPYTDVIMQKVALDIAFIGVNGVDPDLGPTITDEGEAMVNTVMARRATESYVVADSSKVGRRSFAAMAGYDFRHLITDSGISAEHKAAFEAKGTEVIVAPAS; from the coding sequence ATGACCCGCACCGATCGGCTGACTGCCATACTCGACCTCCTGGCCGAGTCCGGCCATGTGGAAGTCGAGGACATCGTGACCCGCCTGGGCGTGTCACCTGCCACGGCCCGCAGGGATCTTGACAGCCTGGCCAAGCAGCGGTTGCTCAGCCGAACACGTGGTGGCGCCACAACCGGGTCCGTTGCCTACGACCTCCCCGGCCGTTACAACCGCGACGACCATGCTGAGGCCAAGCAGGAAATCGCCTTGGCTGCTTCGGCGTTGATCCGTCCCGGTGCAGTCATTGGCCTCAGTGGCGGTACCACCAACACGGCGTTGGCTCAGCTGCTGTCCACCCGCGAGGACCTCAACGCGCCATCCCACACGCCCACCCTTACCGTGGTCACCAACGCGATCAACATCGCCTCGCAGCTTGCGGTCCGACCCAATATCAAGATCATGGTCACCGGGGGAATCCTCAACCCGCGCTCCTATGAGCTGGTGGGACCCTACACGGACGTCATCATGCAGAAGGTTGCTTTGGACATTGCGTTCATTGGCGTCAACGGCGTGGACCCGGACCTCGGCCCCACCATCACCGATGAAGGCGAAGCCATGGTCAACACCGTGATGGCACGCCGCGCCACGGAATCCTACGTGGTGGCCGACTCTTCCAAAGTGGGTCGTCGCTCCTTTGCCGCGATGGCAGGCTACGACTTCAGGCACCTGATTACGGACTCCGGCATCAGCGCCGAGCACAAGGCTGCGTTCGAAGCCAAGGGCACGGAAGTCATCGTCGCACCTGCCAGCTAA
- a CDS encoding putative CAAX amino terminal protease family protein (identified by match to protein family HMM PF02517) — MFLASRRRLRAEVLIVLGLSLGQSAVYSVVQLLDKMTRAPLADATSTLNRSQSAREYFDLTYQLLDIVFALVPVALVFYFLSTYAPGGREGGGASAFARLGFNFARPGKDLLQGVGLAAAIGIPSLGLYAAGRALGITTAIVPSGLDAYWWTVPVLILSAMRHAVVEEVIVVGYLMDRFGKFGWSMPVAIVVSAVLRGSYHLYQGFGPFIGNVVMGLVFAWIYTKTKRVMPLVIAHALLDIVAFVGFSLFGKAMGLG; from the coding sequence ATGTTCCTTGCTTCCCGCCGCCGGCTGCGCGCCGAAGTACTTATTGTGCTGGGCCTGTCCTTGGGCCAGTCAGCCGTCTACTCCGTAGTGCAGCTCTTGGACAAGATGACGCGTGCTCCCTTGGCTGATGCCACATCAACCTTGAACAGGTCCCAAAGCGCTCGCGAGTACTTCGATCTCACATACCAGTTGCTGGATATTGTGTTCGCACTGGTGCCCGTGGCCCTGGTGTTCTACTTCCTGTCCACGTATGCCCCCGGAGGTCGGGAAGGCGGGGGCGCTTCGGCGTTCGCCCGGCTTGGGTTCAACTTCGCCCGGCCCGGTAAGGACCTACTGCAAGGCGTGGGACTGGCTGCAGCGATTGGCATTCCCTCGCTCGGCTTGTACGCGGCCGGTCGGGCGCTGGGAATTACAACAGCCATTGTGCCCAGCGGCCTGGATGCCTACTGGTGGACCGTGCCCGTGCTGATTCTCTCGGCAATGCGCCACGCGGTCGTGGAAGAAGTGATCGTGGTGGGGTACCTCATGGACCGCTTCGGTAAGTTCGGGTGGAGCATGCCGGTGGCCATTGTGGTCAGTGCCGTGCTGCGGGGGAGCTACCACCTGTACCAGGGCTTTGGGCCGTTCATCGGGAATGTGGTCATGGGCCTGGTGTTCGCATGGATTTATACAAAGACCAAGCGGGTCATGCCCTTGGTGATTGCCCACGCATTGCTGGACATCGTGGCGTTTGTTGGATTCAGCCTGTTCGGCAAGGCAATGGGCCTCGGCTGA